The genomic DNA ATGTATCCACCACCGACAACCAGCATCGTTTCGGGAACGTCTTTCAGTTCCAACGCGCCGGTGCTGTCCATCACGCGATCGCTGCCGATGTCAAACGCCGGCGGAACAAACGGAACGCTGCCGGTCGCCAGGATGCAATGATCGAACGTGATCTTGCCGCCTTCGGGGATCGACGCATCGTCCCCTTCCAGCTTCAGCGTGGTGCTGTTTTCAAAGACGCCCTTGGCGTGGATGACTTTGACGCCGCGGCGTTTGGCCAACGCTTGAAGGCCACCGGTCAGGTTCGAGATCACCGTTTCTTTGCGACCGCGAACCTTATCGATGTCGATCGACGGAGCGCCAGGATAGCTGACGCCCCAGTCTTCATTGAGTTCCTGAACTTCGCTAATCACCCGAGCCACATGCAACAACGCCTTGCTGGGGATACAACCTCGCAGCAAGCACGTACCGCCGAGCCGCGAATCGGCTTCGACAATCGTGACGTCCAGACCTTCGTCGGCGGCCAGGAACGCGGCGGCATAGCCACCTGGACCTCCGCCCAATACAACGAGCGATGAATGCATGATGTTTGTTCAGGGTAGCAAGTTGAGGAATCTGCAAACGAATCTGCGGAAACCTAGCGAGACAGGAATTCGACCACGGAGTTAGCATCCACGGGCAGGCTGATGTCGCTAGGGCCGGGCAGCCCTTGCACGGTTGCCTTCAGGTTTTCGCTGTCGAAGGCGACCCAGTCCAATGCATCGGGCGAAGCATTGGCGATCACGCCACGATACAGGTTCTTCAGGCCGTCACGATCGCGAACTTCCACAACATCGCCGGGACGCAGCAGGTAGTTTGGCTTGGTAACCTTCACGCCGTTGACCAGGAAGTGGCCGTGGGTCACGCCTTGGCGTGCTTGCGGGCGAGTCTTGGTGAATCCGCAGCGACGAACAATGTTGTCCAGTCGGCGTTCACACATTAGGAGCAACAACTCACCCGTGTTTCCTTGCTTGCTGCTGACCGCGTCAAAGTAGCGTCGCAGTTGTCGTTCGCCCAAGCCATAATAGTGCTTGATCTTTTGCTTCTCCATCAACGCCAGACCGTAGTTACTGGGGCGACGGCCGCGGGTGTGCATACCTGGAGGGGTATTGCGGCGTTCCATCGCGCGGGCAGCACCGGCGGTTTCATAGATCATGGCGCCTAAACGGCGATTAATACGTGCTTTGGGTCCGGTATATCGGGCCATCGACATTGCTCCTAAGGGAGTGCAAGAAAGGGTGTAAGTCGTTACCTCGCGTAGATTTACGCAGTGGCACGATCCCAGCGACAGGATCGATTCTTGATCCTGGAGGGTCGCGCCTGATTTCTTTTGAAGTCCAGGATTGTCACTGGATACCTTGCTTTTTGCAAGAGCGCCGCTTTCGAATCGGGCATGAATCGCCACATTCGCCAACTTTTGCGCGATAGGATTGCTCAGTCGACATTGACGTCGGCAATCTTGCGGTTCTAGTATCCGGGCCCAATTAGTGGAGTTTGGTAAAATCTGCGGATAAGTTGGATTCAGCGGATCTCGCAGGCCGAAACCCTTCTGATAGGAACGTTGTGATGCCCCCACACATTCGGTGCGGGGCACTCACTCCAAATAAAACACTTCAGGGAAGAAGGGTTTTGCGAATCGCGACTGGTTTCTATCCAGACGACGTCCGCAAGCTCCAGCTTCCCTAAACTCGCCAGTTTGAGGGAACATCGTTATGCGATGCCGTATAGTGACATGGAACCGCGTCGCCGTAGCCAGCATTGCAGTCATGGCTCTGGGGACCACCGGTTGTAAGACAGCAATGCCGGGCAAGAACTTGTTCTCGTGGGGCAAAAAGCCTTCGGCAGAAACTTTGGCTGGTAGCGGGCCCACCGCGACCTACCCAGCTCCGCCAAGCGAAAACCACACGCCAACGGCGATCGCTTCGGCAGCGACCGGCAAGTCGGGGCAATCGACCAACACGCAAGTCGCCGCGTCGACCACCACCGCTCCAGCAAGCCCTTACGGAAACGCAAGCCCTTATGGCACTCCCGGTGGGAGCTCGCCTTACGGCACGCCCACCGCTGCCGCTCAGGCCAACGGCTACAACAGCACCGCAGCGGCTTCGCCTTACGGCGGTGTGACGCCAACGAGCCCTTATGGCGGGGCCGCACCAACTTCGCCTTACGGTGCTGCGGCACCTTATGCCAGCCCAAGTGCTCCGTCCGCTTACACAGCAAGTGCAACCAACAGTCCAGCCTACGGTGCAACGGCCAGTTCGGCTTCGCCGTATGCCGCGTCTGCCAGCCCAGCTGGCTACATGCCACCGGGCCCCGGAGGCTACGCCACTCCAACGAACCCCGCGGGCTATGCAGCACCACCTGCAACCCAAGCGACTTATGCAAACCCAACCACGCCAGCCAATCAAGTGGCTGCCAGTCCTGGAGGCTACCGTCCCGGCAGCACCAGCTCGGCAACTGCCTACCCTGGTATGAACAGCTCGGTGGCTCCATCGACCTACACGACACCGGCCACCCAATCGCCTAGCTCGTCGTATTCGATGCCCACCGCAACTTCGCCAAACACGGGCGGATCGATCTACCGATAATCATCGGCCATGTTCGCGAACGAATTTGAAAGCCGCAGCTTCCATTGCATTGGAGGCTGCGGTTTTTTCGTTTTCCGGCTATCGCGAGCTTCGCAGCACACGCACGCTACGAAACGTACAACCTTTCGGCGCGGATGAATTCTTCGACAGCTCGCGGCGTGTGGTAGCGAATGCTTTTACCCGCACCGATCCGATCGCGCAGCTCGCTGCTCGATAGTTCGATCTGTGGCATCTGTAAAAAGGCAACCTGCCCTGATTCGCTATCAGTCAGAAACGGTTCGATCTCCGCAGCCGTCGCCGCGTCGTAGCCGCCCCGATTCATGATCGCTGGCTTGGCGATCGCGAAGATCTTTTCAGGTTGATTCCAGTCGCCGAGCTGACCGACGAGGTCGGCTCCCATCATCAGAAACAACTCCGCCTGTGGGAACTGTTCGCGAATCGCTGTCACCGTATCCAAGGTGTAGCTGACGCCGCCGCGATCGATCTCGACGCGGCTGACTTCAAACGCTTCGTTCCCGCCGATCGCCAGTTGCAGCATCGCAACCCGCGACTCACTCGATGCCACCGGACCGGTCGGCTTCAGAGGCGACGTCGCCGCGGGGACAAACAAGACCTTGTCCAGTTCAAGCTGTTCTCGAGCTCGCTCTGCCAACATCAGATGCCCATAGTGCACCGGATCAAACGACCCGCCCAAGATACCGATCCGCATCACCGAAGACCCTCTTAACACTCTCCACCGAAACTCCGCCACCGCCGGATCGAACTATAAGCGACTCGCCACCAAATGTCGCGGGGCCCACACCAATCGTTTGACTCGAGTGCCCAACAGTCCTCAGGTCCGCACCATTCGTTTAACCGCGTGCCCAA from Rosistilla carotiformis includes the following:
- the rpsD gene encoding 30S ribosomal protein S4, with the protein product MARYTGPKARINRRLGAMIYETAGAARAMERRNTPPGMHTRGRRPSNYGLALMEKQKIKHYYGLGERQLRRYFDAVSSKQGNTGELLLLMCERRLDNIVRRCGFTKTRPQARQGVTHGHFLVNGVKVTKPNYLLRPGDVVEVRDRDGLKNLYRGVIANASPDALDWVAFDSENLKATVQGLPGPSDISLPVDANSVVEFLSR
- the nadD gene encoding nicotinate-nucleotide adenylyltransferase; translation: MRIGILGGSFDPVHYGHLMLAERAREQLELDKVLFVPAATSPLKPTGPVASSESRVAMLQLAIGGNEAFEVSRVEIDRGGVSYTLDTVTAIREQFPQAELFLMMGADLVGQLGDWNQPEKIFAIAKPAIMNRGGYDAATAAEIEPFLTDSESGQVAFLQMPQIELSSSELRDRIGAGKSIRYHTPRAVEEFIRAERLYVS